A region of the Massilia sp. erpn genome:
GGCCGGCAAACAGTTCATACTAGCCATAAGGCCACTACTGGCCTCCCGGGACACATGCCTTGGCTCGCCAGGACAACAAAATGGCTCCCCAGGACAATCGGCCAGTCGCGCAGCAACGACATGCTATCCGAAGGCGCCCGATTGTCTGCCTATCAAATCCGGCGGGTATGAGTCGATTTCATCTTTGCTGTCTTCATCGTTTGCACAGCCTTCCCGCCTGCCCTTATGGCAAGATGGGCTGAATCAAGAATGAGGGAGTAGAGATTGTTTTCCAGCGTTGTGCACGACTTCTGGCAAGAGACTTTTTCCAGCGACAGCCTTCTGTATGCCGACGAACAGCTTCAGATCACCAACGATCCCACGCTGGATGGGGATGAACATGGCATGATTCTGCTGCCGCATGCGGGCAAAACCCTGATCACGCTAAAGCCGGAACTGGCCCGCCGGCTCGATATCGCAGGCAACAGCCGCTGGTCCCTAGACCTGCTGCGCCAGCGAGTGGCGAACATCGGCTGCGGCCTGTATGGCGTGGACAATCTGTTCTATTTCCCTGTCGCCGATTTAGCGCCGCTCATGCAGGAAACCATCGCCGGTGAAATACGGCAGCTATCGCAGGATGACCAAGGTATTTTTGCCGAGTTCTGCGCCAGCGCGACGGAGGAAGACCTGGACGCGGCCTATGTCGAGCTGGATCACTGGCTGGTCTTCGGCGCTTTCGAGCAAGGGCAGTTGGTCTGCGCCGGCAGCATGTATGCCTGGATGGACTCCAATCTCGCTGACTTCGGCATGCTGACCCTGCCGCCATTCCGAGGCAAAGGCCATGGCCGCCGCCTGGTCCGCGCCATCAGCCAGACCGCACTGCGGCTCGGTTTTCATCCCCAGTACCGCTGCCAGCTCGACAACCAAGCCTCCACCGCCGCCGCCCGCGCCGCCGGCTTGCAGCTGTACGGACAATGGGACTTCATTGTCGAACGCAACTAATTCAAGCATCCGAATTTTCAAAGGGGTTGAGCAGTCTGACGCGAAAATGTGCAAAGTCATGCACATTTCTCGTTACAACGATAAGACCATGCTGCATGGCGGTCGCTGCGATCATCGCGTCCTCGTAGAGCGTGTTCGACAGCCTGTGCATTAAACGCGCCCAAATGCGAAAAGCCTCAGAATCCATTGGCAACACGTTGTGAGCCGAGGCAAGCTGATTCGCCCACTGCTCAATTTCGTTTGCCTTTGCGACATCCCGTTCACGAATCAATTCAACTCCAGCCTGAATCTCACCAATTGATACCGCGGAAAGGAATAGTTCTTCGGCATCAACGGACTTCAGCCAAGCCACCACGGCA
Encoded here:
- a CDS encoding type II toxin-antitoxin system VapC family toxin — protein: MYLLDTNVVSELRKHRPHGAVVAWLKSVDAEELFLSAVSIGEIQAGVELIRERDVAKANEIEQWANQLASAHNVLPMDSEAFRIWARLMHRLSNTLYEDAMIAATAMQHGLIVVTRNVHDFAHFRVRLLNPFENSDA
- a CDS encoding GNAT family N-acetyltransferase, encoding MFSSVVHDFWQETFSSDSLLYADEQLQITNDPTLDGDEHGMILLPHAGKTLITLKPELARRLDIAGNSRWSLDLLRQRVANIGCGLYGVDNLFYFPVADLAPLMQETIAGEIRQLSQDDQGIFAEFCASATEEDLDAAYVELDHWLVFGAFEQGQLVCAGSMYAWMDSNLADFGMLTLPPFRGKGHGRRLVRAISQTALRLGFHPQYRCQLDNQASTAAARAAGLQLYGQWDFIVERN